Genomic DNA from Pseudomonas fitomaticsae:
CAAGGCTGCCAGTTATGCGTGGACCAGCACCGCGTTCCCGATGCTCACCGGTACGCTGATCACCGCCGCAGGCTTCCTGCCGATTGCCACGGCGCAATCCGGCACCGGCGAATACACCCGTTCGATCTTCCAGGTGGTGACCATCGCCTTGCTCGCATCCTGGGTAGCGGCCGTGGTGTTCGTGCCGTATCTGGGGGAAAAGCTCCTGCCGGATCTGGCGAAAATTCATGCAGCCAAACACGGTACGGCGGACGGTCAGACCGATCCTTACGGAACGCCGTTCTACCAACGGGTGCGGCGTCTGGTGGAGTGGTGCGTGCGTCGGCGCAAAACCGTGATCGTGCTCACCGTGCTGCTGTTCGTGGCGTCGGTGGCGTTGTTCCGGTTCGTGCCGCAGCAGTTCTTCCCGGCGTCCGGGCGACTGGAGTTGATGGTCGATCTGAAGCTTGCCGAGGGCGCCTCGCTGGCCAATACCACGGGCGAGGTCAAGCGCCTGGAAGCGATGCTCAAGGATCACGCTGGCATCGACAACTATGTCGCTTATGTCGGCACCGGTTCGCCGCGCTTTTATCTGCCATTGGATCAACAACTGCCGGCGGCGAGCTTCGCCCAGTTTGTCGTGCTGGCGAAAACCATCGAGGAGCGCGAAGCGCTGCGCACGTGGCTGATCGACACCTTGAACGAGCAGTTCCCGTCCCTGCGCTCGCGGGTCACGCGCCTGGAGAACGGTCCTCCGGTTGGCTATCCGGTGCAGTTCCGTGTCACCGGCGAGCACATCGAAGAAGTTCGCGCGCTGGCCCGGAAAGTCGCGGCCAAGGTGCGTGAGAACCCGCATGTGGTGAACGTGCATCTGGACTGGGAAGAGCCGAGCAAGGTCGTCTACCTGAACATCGATCAGGATCGTGCCCGGGCGTTGGGTGTGAGCACGGCGAATCTGGCGAAATTCCTCCAGAGTTCGTTGACCGGTTCCAGTGTCAGCCAGTACCGCGAGGACAACGAACTGATCGAAATCCTCCTGCGCGGCACCGTGCACGAGCGCACCGAACTGTCGTTGCTGCCGAGTCTGGCGGTGCCGACCGACAACGGTCGCAGCGTCGCGCTGTCGCAGATTGCCACGCTGGAATATGGCTTCGAGGAAGGCATCATCTGGCACCGCAATCGCCTGCCGAACGTGACCGTGCGCGCGGACATTTACGGCAAGGAGCAACCGGCGACGCTGGTGAAGCAGATCATGCCGACGCTTGATCCGATCCGTGCCGAATTGCCGGACGGCTATCTGCTGGATGTCGGCGGTACGGTGGAGGATTCGGAGCGTGGGCAGAAGTCGGTGAACGCCGGGGTGCCAATGTTCATTGTCGTGGTGCTGACCTTGCTGATGGTGCAGTTGCGCAGTTTCTCGCGCACGGCGATGGTGTTTCTGACGGCACCGTTGGGGTTGATCGGGGTGACGCTGTTTCTGCTGGTGTTCCGTCAGCCGTTCGGGTTTGTGGCGATGCTCGGGACGATCGCGCTGTCGGGGATGATCATGCGTAACTCGGTGATTCTGGTGGATCAGATCGAGCAGGACATCGCCGCCGGGCTCAGGCCCTGGCAGGCGATCATCGAGGCGACCGTGCGGCGGTTCCGGCCGATTGTGTTGACGGCTTTGGCGGCGGTGCTGGCGATGATTCCGCTTTCTCGCAGTGTGTTTTTCGGGCCGATGGCAGTGGCGATCATGGGGGGGTTGATTGTTGCTACTGCTTTGACGCTTTTGTTTTTGCCGGCGTTGTATGCGGCTTGGTTCAGGGTGCGTAAGGAGTCTTGATTTGGTTTGGTGAGCGTGGCGGCCTTTGGGCCGGCCAGGCTCTTGGGGTTTTGGGTGAATATCCGTTTCTGCGGGTGTTGCCGCTGGCGGTTTCGCCCTTACGGCGAGTCCCTTTTGCAAACGCCGGAATGCCGGCCCAGCCAAAAGGAACCAAAACGCTGGGCCCCGGCGTTCGGCCCCTCGCTGGGGATCGGGGGTCCTTCGTTCCGGGATTCATCCGGGGGCATCGCCTCCGGTTTGCTTCGCTGCACCTCCTCTCGATGTGTTCGACTTCGTCGAACGGCGCTACGCGCCTGCCCCCGGATAAATCCCTCCACTCAGCCGGCCGAAGGGGCCGGCACGTCAAGAGCGGTACTCGAGCTAACGCTCATTGTGTTGAGTGGTGAGAAGCGAAGCGCATCGGAGTGTAGGGTTTTGCGCTTTTCTGTGGGAGCGAGCTTGCTCGCGAAGGCGGCCTGTCTGCCGACCATGCTCTATCGGTTGGACTCAATCTTGTCGGAGCTGGCCTGCTAGCGATGGCAGCCTGACAGCTGAGCAAAACAATGGTGTAGGACTCTGTGTCGCCTCCTACAAGTTTTTCAGACGCCTCCGATATTGAGTCGCTGTGTTGGCAGTGCTGTACTCGAGGCTGTTTTTCAGCCTTGTTTGAGTCAGCGTTGATGAAGAAACCGCCGGTATTGAAGGGGCGGGCCGATCCGGTCTTTGAGTTGTTGATGCGCGCGCCTCACAAGCAGCGTCTGGCGGATTATCTTGCGTTGCTCAAGCCGCTGGATGATCAGGGGCGGTATCTGCCTTTTGAGGATTTGCGGTATCGCTGGGCCAGCGGGCTGGATTCGCGTTTGTGTTGGGCGTTGGTCAAGAAGGCGCGAGTCGCTCAGTACATTCAGCTTCTGCCTTTGGGGGAACCGGCGCAGTGGGGGAAGTTTGTGCCGACGCCCACCGCGCAGAAGGCCCTTTCAGTGGTTGATCGGCAAACCACGACGGCGTCGCTGGAGTACATGACCAGCCAGATAGGCGAGCGGGCGCATTTCAGTTATTTGCTTGACGATTTGATCGAGGATGAGGCGATCAGCAGCAGTCAGCTGGAGGGCGCCGCGACCACCACTCGAGTTGCCAAGGACATGCTTAAGCAACGGCGTCAGCCGCGTACGCCGGATGAGCGGATGGTCATGGGTAATTACCGGATGATGAATTTCGCCTGGGAAAAACGTTACGAGCCATTGAGCGTGGAGTTGATAGCGTCGATCCATCGAGTCGGTGTCGAAGGCATTGATGACGAGCAGTATGACCCCGGGCTTTTCAGGACCAACGATGAAGTGGTGGTGCAGGACGGCGAAGGGAATACCGTGCACACGCCACCGCCTGCCGCTGGATTGGTGAGGCGACTGGATTTGCTCTCGCAGTGGATCAATCAACCACAGAGTTCACCTCGGCAAAAAAACTACCTGCATCCGCTGATCAAGGCGATCACGCTGCACTTTGCCCTGGGTTACGAACATCCGTTTCGCGATGGCAACGGGCGGGTCGCCAGGGCGCTGTTTTACTGGTTCATGTTCAAGCATGAGTTTTCGGCGTTCCGCTATATCGCGATCAGTCTTTTACTGCGCAACGCGCCGGTGAAGTATGGGCGGTCGTATTTGCACAGCGAGGCTGATGAACTCGATCTGACGTACTTCATCGAGTTTCAATGTTCGGTGATTCTGCGCGCGGTTGAGGGGTTTACCGATGTGTATCGCAAGAGTGTGGCGTACAGCGAAGACTTCGAGCACTGGCTGACCTGTTCGGGTTTTTTTGATCGGCTGACAGAGCGGCAGCGAGCGATTTATCAGGTGGCCAGAAGTGGGGTGGCGAAGGAGTTCACGGCGGGGAACGTCAAGGAGCATCTTGGTTGTGCCTACAACACAGCAGTGTCGGCGTTGAGCGGGTTGGTTGAGCTGCAGGTTTTCGAGAAGAAGAAAATGGGGCGCGAGTGGGTGTACTTTTTACGTGTATCTGCTGGTGGCGGATTGAATAACGGGAGTGAGACAGCTCACTCCCGTGTCGTGCCGGTTTAGAGCGTACCAAACACCTTCTTCGCCAGACTCGTCGCCGCAGCGGCCGGGTTCTTGCGGATGGTTTCTTCCTGTTTGCCGATCATTTCGAACAGGCCGTTGAGCGCTTGTTCGGTCACGTAGCTTTCGATGTTGGCGCTCTTCGCATCCACCACGCCGAAGGTCGCGGCCTGGCCGGCGAAGGCGTTGTATTTCTGGGCTACGCCTACCTTGTCGGTTGCCTGTTTGACGATCGGCAGGAACTTGGTGCGGATCTGTTCGCGGCTGGATTTGTCCAGGTATTGGGTGGCGGAGTCGTTGCCGCCGCTGAGGATGCCTTTGGCGTCTTCCACGCTCATTTTCTTCACGGCGTCGACGAGGATCGGCTGGGCCTGGGTGACGGCGGTTTCCGCGGCCTTGTTCATGGCGGTTTCCAGCTCATCGACCTGGGCGCCCATGCCGAAGGCTTTCATCTTGCCGGCGACTTTGCCGAGTTTGCCCGGGAGTTCGATCTTCACGTCCGGGTTGTTGCTGAAACCGCCCGGGGTGCCGAGTTGTTTGACGGCCAGTTGCGCGCCCTGGGTCAGGGCATCCTTGAGGCCGCCGGTGGCGTCGCCTTGCGACAGGTCGCCGAGGGACAGGGCCAGTGCGTTGGCGGAGATCATCAGGCCCGCGCACAGGCCGGCGAAGCGAAGGGTAGGACGGAGCATGGCGGCTTCCTTGTTCGGAGAGAGTTAGCGGGCAGCGTCGACGCGGATCTTCAGCGGCTGCGGATCCTTGCCATCGAGCTGCACGGCATGGTTTTCGGTGGTGATGAACATCAGCTCGCCGTTGACTTCGATGCGTGCGCTGACCGAGTAGCGGTGGCCGGGTTTGACCTGGGCCGGATCGTAGCTCAAATGAAACGGCAGCGGCACCTGGCCTTTGACCGGGCCTTTCTGTTCGTCGAGTACCACGGCCGGAGCGTCGGCCAGCGAAACGTCCTGCAGGCTCACGCTCAAGGTCGCACTTGGCGGCAGGGCGATGCGTTGCAGGTAGAACACTTCGCCATCGAGGCTGACCTTGCCGGCCGGTGAGGTCGACTGGCAGGCGCTGAGCAGGGTGGCGGCGGCAAGCAGGGAAAGTTTTTTCATCGGAGATCTCCGTATCGACGGCGCCAGAAGAAGCCTGGCGCCTGTAGGAACTTAGTCGCTTTGCACAGGGGCGGCGACCTGATCGGCCGCATCTTCGCTGCGATGCAGTGCCACCTGACGGATCGACAAGCGAATCTCCGCCGGCAGCACCCGTTTGGCTGCGCCTTCGGCCAGTTCGCCGAGCAGTTCGTGGTAGCTCAACTTGCCGGCTTCATCGCGACGCAACACGTCGAGGTCGAGCAGAGTCTGAATGAAATGGCGGAACAGGCTCTTGTCGAAGAATTCCGGTGCATTGAGGCCATGCAGGATCGACAGGCGCTGGGCCATGACCGTGCACAGGTCTTCCAGCTCTTCGGCGCTGATGCTGTTCTGGCCACTGTTGAGCAGCAGGGAAACGGTCATGTAGAAGCGCTGCAGGGTCTGGGCGATGCTCTTCGACAGCAGGGTCAGCAGCACGAAATGCCGCGAACTTGGTGCCGGGCGCAGGTACACGTCTTTTTCGAAACGCAGCAGGCCCTGTTCGACGAACGCTTCCAGCCACTGATCGATCACTGCATCCAGTTCGTCCAGGGTCCAGCGGATGAACAGCTCCGATTGCAGGTACGGATACAGCGCGCGGGTGTAGCGCAGGATCTGTTCGCGGCTCATGCGCGATGCACTCTGGAAGAAGCTCGCCAGCAGCGCCGGCAGGGCGAAGATGTGCAGCACGTTGTTGCGGTAGTAGGTCATCAGGACGGCGTTCTGCTCGTCCAGATACAGAATCTTGCCCAGCGCGTCGTTCTGCTCGGACAGCAGATCCATGTCCTTCACATGCTCGATCAAAGCCCGGCCATCGCCTTCCGGCAAGGTGGTGTGCGGCGAGTACGGAACCTTGCGCAGCAGCGCCAGATACAGATCGAGGACCCGCGCCATGGCCCGGTCATCGAGTGCCAGGCGGGTGGTCGACAGCAGCGCCAGCGCCACCAGGTTGACCGGGTTGATCGCTGCGGCTTCGTTGAGATGCTGCGCGACTTTCTCGCCGAGGCGGTTGGTGGTTTCGTTGAGCCAGGCCGGTTTGTACTGCGGGCCGAGTTCCTGCTGGCGCCAGTCCGGCTGTTCGCTGTCGAGGAATTCGGCGAGTTTGATCGGCTCGCCGAAGTTCACCGCCACTTGGCCGAAGCGCTGCTTGAGCGCGCCGATGACTTTGAAGATGTCGAAGATCGATTCTTTCTTCTTGCTCGCGCCACGCAGTTCGCCGAGGTAGGTCCGGCCTTCAAGCACGCGCTCGTAACCGATGTACACCGGCACGAACACGATCGGCATCCGCGACGAGCGCAGGAAGCTGCGCATCGTGATCGCGAGCATCCCGGTTTTCGGTTGCAGCATGCGCCCGGTACGCGAGCGCCCGCCCTCGACGAAGTACTCGACCGGGAAACCTTTGGTGAACAGGGTGTGCAGGTATTCGTTGAACACCGAGGTGTACAGCGGATTGCCCTTGAACGTGCGGCGCATGAAAAACGCGCCGCCACGGCGCAGCAGGCTGCCGATCACCGGCATGTTCAGGTTGATCCCGGCGGCGATGTGCGGCGGGGTCAGGCCGTTGCGAAACAGCAAGTACGACAGCAGCAGGTAGTCGATGTGGCTGCGGTGGCACGGCACGTAGATCACTTCGTGACCCTGGGCGACCTTCTGCACGCCTTCGATGTGGTTGACCTTGATCCCGTCGTAGATCTTGTTCCAGAACCAGCTCAGCACCACTTCGAGAAAGCGGATTGCGGTATAGGTGTAGTCCGAGGCGATCTCGTTGCCGTAGCGCAGGGCCTGGGCCTTGGCTTTTTCCGGAGAAATGTTTTCGCGCTCGGCTTCGTCGAGGATCGCTTGCTTGACCAGCGGCTGGTTGAGCAGGCCTTTGACCAGGTTGCGGCGGTGGGAAA
This window encodes:
- a CDS encoding Fic family protein yields the protein MKKPPVLKGRADPVFELLMRAPHKQRLADYLALLKPLDDQGRYLPFEDLRYRWASGLDSRLCWALVKKARVAQYIQLLPLGEPAQWGKFVPTPTAQKALSVVDRQTTTASLEYMTSQIGERAHFSYLLDDLIEDEAISSSQLEGAATTTRVAKDMLKQRRQPRTPDERMVMGNYRMMNFAWEKRYEPLSVELIASIHRVGVEGIDDEQYDPGLFRTNDEVVVQDGEGNTVHTPPPAAGLVRRLDLLSQWINQPQSSPRQKNYLHPLIKAITLHFALGYEHPFRDGNGRVARALFYWFMFKHEFSAFRYIAISLLLRNAPVKYGRSYLHSEADELDLTYFIEFQCSVILRAVEGFTDVYRKSVAYSEDFEHWLTCSGFFDRLTERQRAIYQVARSGVAKEFTAGNVKEHLGCAYNTAVSALSGLVELQVFEKKKMGREWVYFLRVSAGGGLNNGSETAHSRVVPV
- a CDS encoding DUF4197 domain-containing protein, whose product is MLRPTLRFAGLCAGLMISANALALSLGDLSQGDATGGLKDALTQGAQLAVKQLGTPGGFSNNPDVKIELPGKLGKVAGKMKAFGMGAQVDELETAMNKAAETAVTQAQPILVDAVKKMSVEDAKGILSGGNDSATQYLDKSSREQIRTKFLPIVKQATDKVGVAQKYNAFAGQAATFGVVDAKSANIESYVTEQALNGLFEMIGKQEETIRKNPAAAATSLAKKVFGTL
- a CDS encoding efflux RND transporter permease subunit: MGFNLSAWALRNRQIVLFLMLLLAIVGALSYTKLGQSEDPPFTFKAMVIQTRWPGATAQEVSRQVTERIEKKLMETGEYERIVSFSRPGESQVTFIARDSMHSVEIPDLWYQVRKKVSDIRQTLPPGIQGPFFNDEFGTTFGNIYALTGDGFDYAVLKDYADRIQIQLQRVKDVGKVDLLGLQDEKIWVELSNVKLATLGLPLAAVQQALEEQNAVSTAGFFETGSERLQLRVSGNFQTVDEIKNFPIRVGDRTFRISDVADVRRGFNDPPAPRMRFMGEDAIGLAVAMKDGGDILVLGKALEIEFARIQKNLPAGMQLRKVSDQPAAVKTGVGEFVQVLVEALAIVLLVSFFSLGVRTGMVVALTIPLVLAMTFACMYYLGIGLHKISLGALVLALGLLVDDAIIAVEMMAIKMEQGFDRIKAASYAWTSTAFPMLTGTLITAAGFLPIATAQSGTGEYTRSIFQVVTIALLASWVAAVVFVPYLGEKLLPDLAKIHAAKHGTADGQTDPYGTPFYQRVRRLVEWCVRRRKTVIVLTVLLFVASVALFRFVPQQFFPASGRLELMVDLKLAEGASLANTTGEVKRLEAMLKDHAGIDNYVAYVGTGSPRFYLPLDQQLPAASFAQFVVLAKTIEEREALRTWLIDTLNEQFPSLRSRVTRLENGPPVGYPVQFRVTGEHIEEVRALARKVAAKVRENPHVVNVHLDWEEPSKVVYLNIDQDRARALGVSTANLAKFLQSSLTGSSVSQYREDNELIEILLRGTVHERTELSLLPSLAVPTDNGRSVALSQIATLEYGFEEGIIWHRNRLPNVTVRADIYGKEQPATLVKQIMPTLDPIRAELPDGYLLDVGGTVEDSERGQKSVNAGVPMFIVVVLTLLMVQLRSFSRTAMVFLTAPLGLIGVTLFLLVFRQPFGFVAMLGTIALSGMIMRNSVILVDQIEQDIAAGLRPWQAIIEATVRRFRPIVLTALAAVLAMIPLSRSVFFGPMAVAIMGGLIVATALTLLFLPALYAAWFRVRKES
- a CDS encoding YbaY family lipoprotein, which gives rise to MKKLSLLAAATLLSACQSTSPAGKVSLDGEVFYLQRIALPPSATLSVSLQDVSLADAPAVVLDEQKGPVKGQVPLPFHLSYDPAQVKPGHRYSVSARIEVNGELMFITTENHAVQLDGKDPQPLKIRVDAAR
- the plsB gene encoding glycerol-3-phosphate 1-O-acyltransferase PlsB, translating into MTRSPFRRLVFGTLRRLLYLWVRSETINQSSFTLNLDRSRPVFYVLQNPSLTDLAVVDTECTKAGLPRPVLPVSVGSLIEPAAFFYLTPDPDWLGRQDKRGAPPTLTRLVSALSQNAAEDAQIIPVSVFWGQSPDSENSPWKLLFADSWAVTGRLRRLLSIMILGRKTRVQFSAPIHLRELIEHNKGHERTVRMAQRILRVHFRNLKAAVIGPDISHRRNLVKGLLNQPLVKQAILDEAERENISPEKAKAQALRYGNEIASDYTYTAIRFLEVVLSWFWNKIYDGIKVNHIEGVQKVAQGHEVIYVPCHRSHIDYLLLSYLLFRNGLTPPHIAAGINLNMPVIGSLLRRGGAFFMRRTFKGNPLYTSVFNEYLHTLFTKGFPVEYFVEGGRSRTGRMLQPKTGMLAITMRSFLRSSRMPIVFVPVYIGYERVLEGRTYLGELRGASKKKESIFDIFKVIGALKQRFGQVAVNFGEPIKLAEFLDSEQPDWRQQELGPQYKPAWLNETTNRLGEKVAQHLNEAAAINPVNLVALALLSTTRLALDDRAMARVLDLYLALLRKVPYSPHTTLPEGDGRALIEHVKDMDLLSEQNDALGKILYLDEQNAVLMTYYRNNVLHIFALPALLASFFQSASRMSREQILRYTRALYPYLQSELFIRWTLDELDAVIDQWLEAFVEQGLLRFEKDVYLRPAPSSRHFVLLTLLSKSIAQTLQRFYMTVSLLLNSGQNSISAEELEDLCTVMAQRLSILHGLNAPEFFDKSLFRHFIQTLLDLDVLRRDEAGKLSYHELLGELAEGAAKRVLPAEIRLSIRQVALHRSEDAADQVAAPVQSD